GATGATGGCCTTCATGGAAGGCGCGGTCGATGTGCTGGTGACCACAACGATCATTGAATCCGGCATTGACATTCCTAACGCGAATACGCTGATCGTCAACGATGCCGAGAGCTTCGGACTCGCGGATTTGTATCAGCTCCGAGGCCGGGTCGGGCGATTTGATCGAAAGGCATACGCCTATCTGGTGGTGGCGCGCTCCACGGCGCTCACACCGGAAGCTCGCAAGCGTTTGGAAGCGATGGCGGAGCATACGGCGCTGGGATCAGGATTTAACATTGCGATGGAGGACCTGAAGATCCGCGGGGCCGGCAATCTGCTCGGGGTGGAGCAATCCGGCCATGTGAGCGCTATCGGATTCGATCTGTACTGCCGGCTGCTGCGCGAGGCGGTCGCGCGGCTTCGGGAGGGGGAGGCGTCGATGCCGCCGGCTGACCGCGTGCGCGAACTCGTGATGGAAACCCGATGACTCGTCCTAAGACTCGATATCAGATATCAAAAGCCCTTTTGATATCTGATATCGCCTTGCTTTGTGCGTTGGGAATGGGCGAGGCGGCCACTGTCGACCGCATCGCCGCGATCGTGAATGAAGACGTCATCACGGAGGCGGATGTCAGCGCCTCAGCCGAGGCTATGCTTGATCGCCCGGATGAGGCGTCGGCCGAGCAGGCGCCGAAGATGCGCGAGTTCGCGCTGCAGCGGCTCATCGAGCAGCGCCTGCTGCTGCAGGAAGCGAGAAAAGCCGGTGTAACCGTTGAGTCGGCTGAGGTCCTGCGGCGGTTTGACCAGTTCCGCGAGCGCCTCGGATCGCCCGAGGAGGTGGCGGATCAGCTGCGGCAGATGGCCATGTCCGAGGAGCAGGTTCGGGAGAAGATTCGGGATCAATTGCTGGTGCAGCAGCTGGTCGATGCAAAAGTCCGCGCCACCATCACGGTCAGCCCGCAAGAGGTGGCCAGCGAGCTGAGCCAGCACCCGGAGCTGGCCAAGAAAGGCGATCGCATCAAGGCGTCCCACATCCTCATCCGCGTCACCGAGGCTCGGCCGGTCGAGCAAGCGCGCGCGCTCATCGAAGATATCCGGCGGCAAGCGTTGGCTGGGGCGGAGTTCGAGCAGTTAGCGCGACAATATTCTGAGGACGACCAAAAGGACGACGGCGGCCGCATGGATTGGGTCGCCGAAGGCGAGCTGATGCCGGAGCTGGATACAGCGCTCTTCGCCCTGAAACCCGGAGAGATCTCGGCGCCGATCAACAGCCGGCTCGGAGTCCATCTGTTGCGCGTGGATGATCGGCGCGCCTCGGAACACCTCTCGCTGACCGAGGCGCACCGGTCGGTGTACCAGCAGATCTATCAGCGCAAATTCCAAGACGCCTTCCTGCGCTGGATCGGCGACATCAAGCGCAAGGCGTATATTGAAATACCTAACATCTAATTGATGTCGACTCGAACCATCGCGATTACGATGGGCGATCCTGACGGGATCGGCCCTGAAATCATTCGCAACGCCTTGCGCCGAAT
This region of Candidatus Omnitrophota bacterium genomic DNA includes:
- a CDS encoding transcription-repair coupling factor, encoding MMAFMEGAVDVLVTTTIIESGIDIPNANTLIVNDAESFGLADLYQLRGRVGRFDRKAYAYLVVARSTALTPEARKRLEAMAEHTALGSGFNIAMEDLKIRGAGNLLGVEQSGHVSAIGFDLYCRLLREAVARLREGEASMPPADRVRELVMETR
- a CDS encoding peptidylprolyl isomerase; this translates as MTRPKTRYQISKALLISDIALLCALGMGEAATVDRIAAIVNEDVITEADVSASAEAMLDRPDEASAEQAPKMREFALQRLIEQRLLLQEARKAGVTVESAEVLRRFDQFRERLGSPEEVADQLRQMAMSEEQVREKIRDQLLVQQLVDAKVRATITVSPQEVASELSQHPELAKKGDRIKASHILIRVTEARPVEQARALIEDIRRQALAGAEFEQLARQYSEDDQKDDGGRMDWVAEGELMPELDTALFALKPGEISAPINSRLGVHLLRVDDRRASEHLSLTEAHRSVYQQIYQRKFQDAFLRWIGDIKRKAYIEIPNI